In the genome of Monodelphis domestica isolate mMonDom1 chromosome 2, mMonDom1.pri, whole genome shotgun sequence, one region contains:
- the NEK8 gene encoding serine/threonine-protein kinase Nek8 isoform X2: protein MEKIVHLCLRKADQKLVIIKQIPVEQMTKDERLAAQNECQVLKLLNHPNVIEYYENFLEDKALMIAMEYAPGGTLAEYIQKRCNSLLDEETILHFFVQILLALHHVHSHLILHRDLKTQNILLDKQRMIVKIGDFGISKILSSKSKAYTVVGTPCYISPELCEGKPYNQKSDIWALGCVLYELASLKRAFEAANLPALVLKIMSGTFAPISDRYSTELRQLVLSLLSLDPARRPPLSHIMAQPLCIRALLNLYTDVGSVRMKRVEKPLGGVPPMPCGRAGSRPGGARSRGEALNSNTTVRWSRPGVPQGPPRPAIPPPLSSVYTWGGGLSVPTRLPMLNTEVVQVSAGRTQKAGVTRSGRLILWEAPPMGVGGGVLLPGALEQPQPQFISRFLEGQSGVTIKHVACGDLFTACLTDRGIIMTFGSGSNGCLGHGGFTDLSQVGALFGGGPVGRCLLGGQRGIPDPGRWQDGDLKRRHPEGISSLGWGPSDTRGAFGGSLPGPPALGEGQGKAVGSGSHFPSPFPFQPTIVEALLGYEMVQVACGASHVLALSTERELFAWGRGDGGRLGLGTRESHSSPQQVPVPPEQEAQWVVCGIDSSMILTVPGRALACGSNRFNKLGLDRVSPGEEPAPPEQVEEALSFMPLGSVPLDSEPLVSVDVGTAHSAAVTASGECYTFGSNQHGQLGTSAQRGSRAPCLVAGLQGIKVVMVACGDAFTVAIGAEGDVYTWGKGARGRLGRKDEDAGLPRPVQLDEAHPYTVTSVACCHGNTLLAIRPATEESIPP from the exons ATGGAGAA GATCGTGCACCTTTGCCTGCGGAAGGCCGACCAGAAGCTGGTGATCATCAAGCAGATCCCCGTGGAGCAGATGACCAAGGATGAGCGGCTGGCGGCCCAGAACGAGTGCCAAGTGCTCAAGCTGCTGAACCACCCCAACGTGATCGAGTACTACGAGAACTTCCTGGAGGACAAGGCCCTCATGATCGCCATGGAGTACGCGCCAG GCGGCACGCTGGCCGAGTACATCCAGAAGCGCTGCAACTCCCTGCTGGATGAGGAGACCATCCTGCACTTCTTCGTGCAGATCCTGCTGGCCCTGCACCACGTGCACAGCCACCTCATCCTGCACCGAGACCTCAAGACCCAGAACATCCTGCTGGACAAACAGCGCATGATCGTCAAGATTGGCGACTTCGGCATCTCCAAGATTCTGAGCAGCAAAAGCAAGGCCTACACG GTGGTGGGGACCCCGTGTTACATCTCCCCCGAGCTGTGCGAGGGCAAACCCTACAACCAGAAGAGTGACATCTGGGCCCTGGGCTGCGTCCTCTACGAGCTGGCCAGCCTCAAGAGGGCCTTCGAGGCGGCG AACCTCCCAGCCCTGGTCCTGAAGATCATGAGCGGCACGTTCGCGCCCATCTCAGATCGCTACAGCACGGAGCTCCGACAGCTGGTGCTGAGTCTGCTGAGCCTGGATCCCGCCCGGCGGCCCCCGCTGAGCCACATCATGGCCCAGCCCCTGTGCATCCGGGCGCTGCTCAATCTCTACACCGATGTGGGCAGCGTCAGGATGAAGAG GGTGGAGAAGCCCCTGGGCGGGGTGCCCCCTATGCCATGCGGCCGAGCAGGCAGTAGGCCCGGCGGAGCCCGATCCCGAGGTGAGGCCTTGAACAGTAACACCACAGTCCGGTGGAGCCGGCCAG GTGTGCCCCAGGGGCCGCCCCGGCCAGCCATCCCCCCTCCCCTGTCCTCTGTCTACACCTGGGGCGGCGGGCTCAGCGTGCCCACGAGGCTGCCCATGCTCAACACGGAAGTGGTCCAGGTCTCGGCCGGGCGCACCCAGAAGGCCGGAGTCACCCGGTCGGGCCGCCTCATCCTGTGGGAG GCGCCCCCCATGGGCGTGGGGGGAGGCGTCCTGCTGCCCGGAGCTTTGGAGCAGCCGCAGCCCCAGTTCATCTCGCGGTTCCTGGAGGGCCAGTCGGGTGTGACCATCAAGCACGTGGCCTGCGGGGACCTCTTTACCGCCTGCCTCACGG ACCGAGGCATCATCATGACTTTCGGCAGTGGCAGTAATGGCTGCCTGGGCCATGGCGGCTTCACCGACCTCAGCCAGGTGGGTGCGCTCTTTGGGGGAGGCCCCGTTGGAAGGTGCCTCCTGGGCGGTCAGAGGGGAATCCCGGATCCTGGCAGGTGGCAAGATGGGGATTTAAAGAGACGCCACCCTGAGGGGATTTCTAGCCTGGGGTGGGGACCGAGTGATACAAGGGGGGCTTTTGGGGGGAGCCTCCCTGGGCCTCCAGCTCTGGGGGAAGGCCAAGGAAAGGCAGTCGGCTCGGGGTCccatttcccctctcctttcccctttcagcCTACAATTGTGGAGGCCCTGCTGGGCTACGAGATGGTGCAGGTGGCCTGTGGGGCCTCCCACGTCCTGGCCCTCTCCACAGAGCGAGAGCTGTTTGCCTGGGGCCGTGGGGACGGTG GCCGCCTGGGGCTGGGCACCAGGGAGTCCCACAGCTCCCCTCAGCAGGTGCCCGTGCCCCCGGAACAGGAAGCCCAGTGGGTTGTGTGTGGCATTGACTCCTCTATGATCCTCACGGTGCCTGGCCGGGCCCTGGCCTGCGGGAGCAACAG GTTTAACAAGCTGGGGTTGGACCGAGTGTCCCCTGGAGAGGAGCCCGCCCCGCCTGAGCAGGTGGAAGAAGCCCTGAGCTTTATGCCCCTTGGCTCTGTCCCCCTGGACTCAGAGCCGCTGGTCAGTGTCGACGTGGGCACTGCCCACTCCGCTGCCGTAACAG CCTCCGGAGAATGCTACACATTTGGCAGCAACCAGCACGGGCAGCTGGGCACCAGTGCCCAACGGGGCAGCCGAGCCCCGTGCTTGGTGGCAGGGCTCCAGGGCATCAAGGTGGTGATGGTGGCTTGTGGGGACGCCTTCACTGTGGCCATTGGTGCAG AAGGAGACGTGTACACCTGGGGCAAAGGTGCCCGCGGCCGCCTGGGCCGGAAGGATGAAGATGCTGGGCTCCCCCGGCCTGTGCAGTTGGATGAGGCTCATCCCTACACAGTGACCTCCGTGGCCTGTTGCCATGGGAACACCCTGCTGGCCATCCGCC CTGCCACAGAGGAATCCATCCCGCCTTGA
- the NEK8 gene encoding serine/threonine-protein kinase Nek8 isoform X4 produces MTKDERLAAQNECQVLKLLNHPNVIEYYENFLEDKALMIAMEYAPGGTLAEYIQKRCNSLLDEETILHFFVQILLALHHVHSHLILHRDLKTQNILLDKQRMIVKIGDFGISKILSSKSKAYTVVGTPCYISPELCEGKPYNQKSDIWALGCVLYELASLKRAFEAANLPALVLKIMSGTFAPISDRYSTELRQLVLSLLSLDPARRPPLSHIMAQPLCIRALLNLYTDVGSVRMKRVEKPLGGVPPMPCGRAGSRPGGARSRGEALNSNTTVRWSRPGVPQGPPRPAIPPPLSSVYTWGGGLSVPTRLPMLNTEVVQVSAGRTQKAGVTRSGRLILWEAPPMGVGGGVLLPGALEQPQPQFISRFLEGQSGVTIKHVACGDLFTACLTDRGIIMTFGSGSNGCLGHGGFTDLSQVGALFGGGPVGRCLLGGQRGIPDPGRWQDGDLKRRHPEGISSLGWGPSDTRGAFGGSLPGPPALGEGQGKAVGSGSHFPSPFPFQPTIVEALLGYEMVQVACGASHVLALSTERELFAWGRGDGGRLGLGTRESHSSPQQVPVPPEQEAQWVVCGIDSSMILTVPGRALACGSNRFNKLGLDRVSPGEEPAPPEQVEEALSFMPLGSVPLDSEPLVSVDVGTAHSAAVTASGECYTFGSNQHGQLGTSAQRGSRAPCLVAGLQGIKVVMVACGDAFTVAIGAEGDVYTWGKGARGRLGRKDEDAGLPRPVQLDEAHPYTVTSVACCHGNTLLAIRPATEESIPP; encoded by the exons ATGACCAAGGATGAGCGGCTGGCGGCCCAGAACGAGTGCCAAGTGCTCAAGCTGCTGAACCACCCCAACGTGATCGAGTACTACGAGAACTTCCTGGAGGACAAGGCCCTCATGATCGCCATGGAGTACGCGCCAG GCGGCACGCTGGCCGAGTACATCCAGAAGCGCTGCAACTCCCTGCTGGATGAGGAGACCATCCTGCACTTCTTCGTGCAGATCCTGCTGGCCCTGCACCACGTGCACAGCCACCTCATCCTGCACCGAGACCTCAAGACCCAGAACATCCTGCTGGACAAACAGCGCATGATCGTCAAGATTGGCGACTTCGGCATCTCCAAGATTCTGAGCAGCAAAAGCAAGGCCTACACG GTGGTGGGGACCCCGTGTTACATCTCCCCCGAGCTGTGCGAGGGCAAACCCTACAACCAGAAGAGTGACATCTGGGCCCTGGGCTGCGTCCTCTACGAGCTGGCCAGCCTCAAGAGGGCCTTCGAGGCGGCG AACCTCCCAGCCCTGGTCCTGAAGATCATGAGCGGCACGTTCGCGCCCATCTCAGATCGCTACAGCACGGAGCTCCGACAGCTGGTGCTGAGTCTGCTGAGCCTGGATCCCGCCCGGCGGCCCCCGCTGAGCCACATCATGGCCCAGCCCCTGTGCATCCGGGCGCTGCTCAATCTCTACACCGATGTGGGCAGCGTCAGGATGAAGAG GGTGGAGAAGCCCCTGGGCGGGGTGCCCCCTATGCCATGCGGCCGAGCAGGCAGTAGGCCCGGCGGAGCCCGATCCCGAGGTGAGGCCTTGAACAGTAACACCACAGTCCGGTGGAGCCGGCCAG GTGTGCCCCAGGGGCCGCCCCGGCCAGCCATCCCCCCTCCCCTGTCCTCTGTCTACACCTGGGGCGGCGGGCTCAGCGTGCCCACGAGGCTGCCCATGCTCAACACGGAAGTGGTCCAGGTCTCGGCCGGGCGCACCCAGAAGGCCGGAGTCACCCGGTCGGGCCGCCTCATCCTGTGGGAG GCGCCCCCCATGGGCGTGGGGGGAGGCGTCCTGCTGCCCGGAGCTTTGGAGCAGCCGCAGCCCCAGTTCATCTCGCGGTTCCTGGAGGGCCAGTCGGGTGTGACCATCAAGCACGTGGCCTGCGGGGACCTCTTTACCGCCTGCCTCACGG ACCGAGGCATCATCATGACTTTCGGCAGTGGCAGTAATGGCTGCCTGGGCCATGGCGGCTTCACCGACCTCAGCCAGGTGGGTGCGCTCTTTGGGGGAGGCCCCGTTGGAAGGTGCCTCCTGGGCGGTCAGAGGGGAATCCCGGATCCTGGCAGGTGGCAAGATGGGGATTTAAAGAGACGCCACCCTGAGGGGATTTCTAGCCTGGGGTGGGGACCGAGTGATACAAGGGGGGCTTTTGGGGGGAGCCTCCCTGGGCCTCCAGCTCTGGGGGAAGGCCAAGGAAAGGCAGTCGGCTCGGGGTCccatttcccctctcctttcccctttcagcCTACAATTGTGGAGGCCCTGCTGGGCTACGAGATGGTGCAGGTGGCCTGTGGGGCCTCCCACGTCCTGGCCCTCTCCACAGAGCGAGAGCTGTTTGCCTGGGGCCGTGGGGACGGTG GCCGCCTGGGGCTGGGCACCAGGGAGTCCCACAGCTCCCCTCAGCAGGTGCCCGTGCCCCCGGAACAGGAAGCCCAGTGGGTTGTGTGTGGCATTGACTCCTCTATGATCCTCACGGTGCCTGGCCGGGCCCTGGCCTGCGGGAGCAACAG GTTTAACAAGCTGGGGTTGGACCGAGTGTCCCCTGGAGAGGAGCCCGCCCCGCCTGAGCAGGTGGAAGAAGCCCTGAGCTTTATGCCCCTTGGCTCTGTCCCCCTGGACTCAGAGCCGCTGGTCAGTGTCGACGTGGGCACTGCCCACTCCGCTGCCGTAACAG CCTCCGGAGAATGCTACACATTTGGCAGCAACCAGCACGGGCAGCTGGGCACCAGTGCCCAACGGGGCAGCCGAGCCCCGTGCTTGGTGGCAGGGCTCCAGGGCATCAAGGTGGTGATGGTGGCTTGTGGGGACGCCTTCACTGTGGCCATTGGTGCAG AAGGAGACGTGTACACCTGGGGCAAAGGTGCCCGCGGCCGCCTGGGCCGGAAGGATGAAGATGCTGGGCTCCCCCGGCCTGTGCAGTTGGATGAGGCTCATCCCTACACAGTGACCTCCGTGGCCTGTTGCCATGGGAACACCCTGCTGGCCATCCGCC CTGCCACAGAGGAATCCATCCCGCCTTGA